One genomic window of Anaerofustis stercorihominis DSM 17244 includes the following:
- a CDS encoding energy-coupling factor transporter ATPase → MSVKVVDLCHTYGENSIFEFKALNNINFEVKSGELIGIIGHTGSGKSTLIQHINRLLTPTSGEIYLDELNINEKGILMKDICSKVGLVFQYPEYQLFEETVYKDIAFGPKNIGMEDIDGSVKKSMAMVGLDFETYKDKSPFELSGGQKRRVAIAGVIAMDPDILILDEPASGLDPVGRKEILDNIYKLHKDNNLTTFLVSHSMTDVCEYASKIMVYSHGELKLFDESKEVFKEVELLKEIGLSIPEGKELMLKLKEKGLDANTDLFTFEDVVKEIDNLI, encoded by the coding sequence ATGTCAGTAAAAGTAGTTGATTTATGCCATACTTACGGCGAAAACAGTATATTTGAATTCAAAGCTTTGAATAACATAAATTTTGAGGTGAAAAGCGGGGAGTTAATAGGTATCATAGGACATACAGGGAGCGGAAAATCCACATTGATACAACATATCAACAGGTTATTAACACCTACAAGCGGAGAAATATATTTGGACGAGCTTAATATAAATGAAAAAGGCATTCTCATGAAAGATATTTGTTCCAAAGTCGGGCTTGTTTTTCAATATCCGGAGTATCAGCTTTTTGAAGAAACCGTTTATAAAGATATAGCTTTCGGACCTAAGAATATCGGCATGGAAGATATTGACGGATCTGTCAAAAAGTCCATGGCTATGGTAGGTCTTGATTTCGAAACATATAAAGATAAATCTCCCTTTGAACTTTCCGGAGGTCAAAAAAGAAGAGTTGCCATAGCGGGAGTTATAGCTATGGATCCCGATATTTTGATTTTGGATGAGCCTGCAAGCGGACTGGATCCGGTTGGAAGGAAAGAAATACTTGATAATATATATAAACTTCATAAAGATAACAATCTTACTACTTTTTTAGTTTCCCATTCAATGACAGACGTATGCGAATACGCAAGTAAAATAATGGTTTATTCACATGGAGAACTTAAACTTTTTGATGAATCTAAAGAAGTATTTAAGGAAGTTGAACTACTTAAAGAAATAGGTTTAAGTATTCCTGAAGGAAAAGAGTTAATGTTAAAGTTAAAGGAAAAGGGACTTGATGCAAATACCGATTTATTTACATTCGAAGATGTAGTTAAAGAAATAGATAATCTAATTTAA